Genomic DNA from Setaria italica strain Yugu1 chromosome V, Setaria_italica_v2.0, whole genome shotgun sequence:
tgagggatatgggtacacCATGGGTCCTCACCGACTAGGATAATGGCCGGTCCTGATAGGTGGGCTCACTCGACCAaaacgtgcgggccaaggacgtgAAGTTACTTGGAGCATAAGTTAAGAAAGGCAATTCAAATCAGCTCGGATATTGTGGGATGCGTATGGTAATTCGattcagattaccttccatgtaacaaccaagtAGATCAGATTCAATCCGACTTGTCACCCTatgtcgtcagcctatataaggcggcctaGGGCGCCTCCTGAGGGCATCCCAATCCAATCTgtaaagcaatacaaaccaccagaaTACAAGATGtaaggtattactctccggaggtccaaacctatctaaactctcgtgttctcgtgattaccttcaagttcttagTTTCGCAATCCTTCCTACctataaatcaaccacttgggtaatccCCTATTGGAATGTTAGACTAATAAATCCGACAGCCCGCCCGCCCACCtagaagaaaggaagaggaggagaagagcacTGCCTACGCGAGATAAGGGAGAAGATGAGAAGATAATGTGGGGAGAGAGGGGGCTGCGTGGAAAGGGGCATTTTAGCCTCAGTTGGAGCCACCAATCGGGActactaaaggggggcttttagtcccggttggtgttttccaaccgggacaaaatgccCTACCAGATTTCCTCGTTCCACTAGCCCTTACAAACGGGACTAAAGAGTCAGCCGGAGGTGGTCGTTGGTGGTGGGAATTtgatccaggactaaaggtcctttagtcccaagttaaaaataaacaaccggaactaaaatgCTGGATAGAAGGTCTCTCTTCTACCTGTGGCCGTACGCTCGGCGATGCACGCATGGATTCAGCTCTTGCTCGTGCTAGCAGCAAAGGGGCGACGATGCTTCCTTCGATTTGCATGCAAAAGGATGTCTTGTTGCATTGAGGATCGCTAGCTCATGATGACCTAGCTGCCTTGATCACACAATCGCCGCCCCACGACGCAGGCGCGCAAGTCAAACCCAGAAATCAAATTTCAGCCACAACTCAGTCGTCGCATCcggaaagaaaaaagataaggagtCGTCACATACACATATGCATACTGATGCACTCAATCCCTTGGAACCTTTGTTAGCTTAGTTGTTAACACCTGCATGCCAATCTTGCTTAGTGCTCCTATCGCACAGCCTGGATAAATCCAGATCCTTCAGCGAAGGGTGGAGCTCAACTTTTTAAGACAGGCGAGAAACATAAATTTTCCAGTGATTCCGGTTCCCAAGCGATATGATCCTTGAAATACAAGGACATGTCAAATGATTTCAAGGACCGTAACAGCCCATGAGCCCAGCAACATATGGCCCAAGTGGATTTGATGTACAGGTAAATGATAGTTTGGTATTTTTAGTCCTTTATGTAAATTCGTGTGCCCATGACCTGGCTCATGTGACCCTAATGTGGTATGCAAAACAATCGAGTGCGTGTGGATCTATACCTTCTTAGAATTTACTCTCTTcgtcataaaaaaaatatattattttactTTTATCTAAGTTAAATTATTTAAAGTTAggttaaatttatataaaaaagtaCAGCAACTTATGAGATCGGATAAGTAttagtagatttatcatgataagtgtTGATATTTTTCTCTAGTAAAAGTtaatatagtttgatttagaaCAAAATTAAAATATTGTACTTTTTGAATGGCGGGGGAGTATGACTCATCGCCAAGGTTTTCACCAGGTAGGATTGTTTTTCTCCAAATATGATCGGATCGTTGTATGGGATCGtggatttttaaaatttttcatttaaagtttatattatataaaaatatatttgccAATTATATGTTGTCATTCTGTAAAAAAAATAGTGCAATAATAATGTCATGAAGTGATAGAAGTAAAAAAACCACACTCTGGAGCTAATAGTTCATATTTATGAAATTAAATATAGCATTCCATGGAATCGTAGGATCGCTACCAAGATAATTACAGGGTACAATTAAGATATTAGGTTGGAAAGGATCATTTTACTTTGGCAGGATCGTAGCATCGTAAAATCCTAAGATTTGGATCAGAATCCTGATAACCTTGCTCATCAGTCTGTCCGATGTCCATTTTTCTCTTAAGAAATCAGGCAGGAGAATTTATTGTAAAAATGAAGTCTGGATTGGGCAATACGACCAATAAGAAGAAGGAAATACCGACCAGTTGAACTATGATATCAACATTTCTCGCACAACTCCAATACACCACTCAACTCAAACAAAGAGCCAGTGAACAAAGAACAGAGCACGACGCATATATTACAGCTGCACCATGGATCTAGCCAGAATGCTAGGATCAGCAGCTTGCACCCTagatgcaagaaaaaaaaatttaagaGCTAGAGCTTGCAAAACTTGTAAACCCTGTGCGGCCAACGTTCGTTCTGTTCATCCTTTTTGTTAGAAAAAAGGAGACCCATATAGGGCTGTCAAAAATATACATATGAAAGTTTTCGCTTGGCCGGATTGGTGTTACATTGTCAATCATTCCCTGCAAACACATAGTATTTGATTTATTCCGACAGTTGGACGTCCAGAGTCAGCTACTCGATCAGGTAGCAGTAGCTAGCACTTGGCGGGTTCCTCCGGCGCGAACGTGAAGTTGCCCGCCGTGTAGCGCGCCTGCAGCTCGTCGGGGAGCGGCACGAACCTGCGGAACTTGAGCGGCGCCCCCTTCTTGGCAGCGGGCTTGACGGGCACGGCGCACCCTGCCGCCGGCGACCGCTGCACGTACACCTTGCAGTCCTTGCTCTTGAAGGGCGCCGACTGCCAGTCCGCCTGGATCAGGAAGCAGCCGTCGGCGTCCGTGGTGTTCGACACGGACAGCGCCCGCGGGTCGCCGTCGCGCCGGCACCGCAGCAGCGCCGTGGCATCTGCATTATAGATTATTGATTTATGCATAAAACGGTCAGCTGTGGCAGTGGCAGCTGGCAGGCAGATGATCTGAGCGCACGAGGAATGATGACAGCAACGTACTCGGGAGGGGCGACGCGTCCATGGAGCGGACGTAGCCGGCGTACCGGCAGGTCTTGCACCAGACGACGCCCTCGACGGCGATGGTGAAGTTGAGGTCCGGCGGAGGCTGGGGCAGGCCCATGGCGTCGCCGCGTGATGGCAGGCAGACCACGGCGGCGAGGACCACGAGGGGCAGGCAGACCACAAGGCTTCTCGCCAGACAAGCCATCGTAAGCATGGGCACCTTTACAAAGTATGGTAAGGCCTGGATCAGAAGATGCCGCGATTTTATAGGTGGGCAGGGGCAAATCGCTGTCAGGTAGATTCCGTTCCTGGCACAAATGATTTCGGTCTTGCATGGAAGATGCATGCATCACGGCTTGCTTGGTTGGGGAAGCTGGGCTCACACGCTGCACACCCAGCAGGCATGTGGATTGGGTGTGCATTGCAAGCCGGCACACCTGAATGTGGATAATGTTGCAGTTCCTTGACTGTAGGTCCAAGAGCTAGCGCATCTAGCTAGCTATTCCAAAATCAAAGGTGCCCAAAAGTCAGCCTCTCCCATGGAATGTGGTGATGCATGACGGCCGTTGGctgaatgcatgcacgcatggaTTTCGTTAGCTGTTGCTCTTGCCACCAGCAAAGGAGGCGGCGATGCTTGGGTTTGCATGCAAAGGGATGTCCTATTTTAGATCCTTCACACGGATGGTCCCTAGCTTATCAGTCGGTTCCCTTCATTCGCATAGTCGCCGCCCCACGACGCAGGCGCAGGTCAACCAAAAAATCAGGTCTCAGCCACAGCTTCTCGTCGCATAATATTTTCTTGGCCGCAGCTTCACTGTTTCTTCTTGTACAGTTTTCCTTCTGAGAGCAATCGTTGCGAGCTCAAAGTTCAGAAAATGGTACCGTCCTGACTCTTTCAAAAGTTGAAATGTCTTTGGACCGATTGCTCCAACTGATGCTTCTCATTTTCGTTGAGTTTTTCAGTGCGGGCCTCGTAGCAGTTTCATTGGGCCAACTTTCAGCCCAACAATCCTATCTGGCTTCCAGAAGCCAGTTACTTATATGGCTTCTGGTGACTTGAGATTCGTACAACAATCATTAACTCTAACCTTAATTTTTCTTCCCCACCACTGCCTCCACCACACACGCCGCCTCCCCGCACTGTAAGGCTTTGCCGCTGTCGCCATCCCCGTGGCTCGACTGGCACGTCGCtgggcaccgccgccaccactgtGCGCGGCTTAGCCGACACGCCTCGGCCTCGCCACTGCCCctgggcaccgccgccgcccctacgTGCGGCTTGGCAGCCTCTCCCATCGCCACCGCACGCTGGCGACCTACCCCCATGCGCCGCTAGCTccattgttgttgttgaagaTTTCTCTCTCGAAATGTTGATCTTTAtgttgaaaaatgttgaattcatTTTCCTAAGATGTTGAAATAAGcattgaaaaatgttgaatgtagtattgtttaaaaaatattgaattcacaattttaaatttttgaactattgtttgaaaaatgttgaatctatttctataaaatgttgaaattctaggagggagaagaagaggaggttgATGGACTTTTACTGGACCTAAGTTGTATAACTATCTGGCTTGTGGAAGCCTGTGGAAGCCCTAGAATATGCCATTTTAGTTCCGATTTTTTACTAAACCGATCTTTTGCTAAAACCAAACCGATAAGATCAGTAGTTCGTGGTTTTTCTGATCTAATCGGTGACCCGGTCCAGTTTTTTTATTACAAATAGTATGAAGCCTAGCTTATGGGCCCTATCTTGATTTGCTTTAATTATCATGCCTCATCAGCTAGAGAGTCTCTAAGAAGAGACCATGATGAGCAACATTTTATAGATGTGATGTCTAACATGAAGTGATTAACAGATAAGGTCGGAAAACATGATGCAGTGAATTGAGTGTAACTAATTAGGTTTGTTATGTAGAAACCTGTTTCTCTGGGTTTAAGTTGCTCTGACCAACTCGACATGGGCATTTAGATTTATAGTTGACTAGAGATAGGGGGTGCGTGCATgagtgttggtgtttagaccggGCAACCTACCGACGGGGGTGCCCGAAGTAGAGATTGGTTTGTGGGGTTTGTCGAGAttaagaacttgaaggtgaacttagacacacgatttagataggttcgggccgctagattgcgtaataccctacgtccagtgtgttggttggattaaaTTGCTTTGCAGGGGTCTCTGCCTTTCCTTATATTTCgggggggtagggttacaggtcggttgatttaTAAAAATACTAATCGGATTCGACTAGGCGAGTCTTACTCTAATTACTACGGGTAGTTTTTCTTATCCTTGACTAGTTACTATcctgccacgtagactacgctgtCCTGCACCGTAGCCTCCATGTCAGACACGTCTCGATGTCCAGCACTGTacctaggactgtccaaactttttggtggatccatagatgtatggatgaaaagcctccgagtactttttagtcaaaatgtagtagttccgagtacttttgtagacctCATCGTCTAGTTTTGGTtctctttgagtacttcatcaggttgagtcttcaaacgtaCACGAACACTGGCATGCGGCTAGAATatactcaagcctcatttaacttggtatTGAATCCTTCAATATTaaatttttatatggaagtgccacgaaagtcgcactccatatggagtagcccctgagccttaggttgaattgtaGAATCAGGTTGAGAGTCAATCTATAATTTGCACCATTTTCCCATcaaaacctagagaaaaaactttttgttgATAGGCACGTGGCatacagcccccgagccgttacacgactactttggtgggtataagggtcaacctttggtcaatgTGACCGTCTCtaaacagtaaccttatctcttccgaaaataaCTGCCAATTAGGTGCGTAATCTTTCGGTCCATTAAACCTGAATATTTCTTTATTCCTGTTGCTGTTACTGCACTACAGTTGTAAATAACAGAGGAAAACATTCCATCCATTTTACCtttgccatctgctctttcaacttccgcactgtagccctagcgtcGCCGTTGCTCGATCCTCGAGCACTAGCGCCGCCATCCCCCACCACTCAGCCTCCGAGCATATGCGAAGGAAGACACTCGTGGCAacaaggatggggaagaaagcaGCTATAGCCAAGGCGGTGGaaggcaggaagaagaaggtggttCAACTACCGGCACCCAAGTATGGGAAGATGAATCAAACTGCGCCGCCGACCCCTGCATGTGCCTTGAAACAATCGTCACTGCAGGAGGAAGACATCAAGGCGCTGGTAGCCGCCAACCTCCTCCAAGAGAAAGATATCATCAACTGGAGATCTGCCTATGGCAACCCATGGCCGCTGGAAGGGTACCCAGAGGAGACGGTAATCTTTTCACATTTTATTGAGCGCGGTCTTGCATTACCTGCCGTCGACTTCTTCTGGGGTCTCTTGGACTACTACAAATTGGAGttagttcacttgaaccccaatagCATTCTGCAAACCataatttttgtgcatttgtgcGAAGCCTCCTTGGGGATCCAGCCCTACTTCCAACTCTTCCGCAAGTTCTTCCGAGTGAAGCCATAGCTCAAGAGGGTGCACACCGAGGTAGTCGAGGGTGCCAAAATTCAAATGAGGGAGAAACTCAAGGGCCTGTATTTGGATTATGAGCTGATGGACTCACATTATGGATGGAAAAGAGAGATGGTGCTACATCGGCAACCATGACTCCAAACTCCCCAAGTTGATAGGGCATCACCCTACCTGGAACAATGATGGCTGGACGAGCCAAGCCATGGGGACTGCCTGCAGCTACCCGAACTCCTGGACAGGATAGCCAAACTCAAGTAAGAATGATTGATAGGAGTCGGAGTAGCTTTTAGCTTCATGAAGCGATGAGTTCATCCTCTGCAACTTTGATGCTGCTGGGACTTCGACTACTCGGGTGTCAACGACCCATCCAGGTTGTCTCCAGAGGAACTCAATATAGATGAGGTCATGGCGCGGCTGCGGTGCATGTTCAAGAATGTGGGTGAAATCCCCACAATTGTGTGAGAGTTCTACACCGCCAACCCGCCAAAagctgtaagtacccgtggccgcAGCCGCCAAGTACTCATATTGGTGATAACTGGATGAACTGACTTGTCTGTTTGTGCAGGAAGATGTTCATATGTactgctctgctcctcctcctcccggttCAGAAGACATTGAAACTGTTCCTCGTGTCCATAAGGTAGCAAGCGTGGGGAGtgaagccgaggaggaggaggaagaagaagtggaatccttcagcagctctgattTCGAAGCTGCGGAGGACTTCAAGCTCAAGGCTCGGCCATCTAATAAGGCTAGGTCATCCTCTGGTTCACCGAAACGCTTAGCTGAAGATGATTTTGAGGCTGCGCTGGCTCCACCGCCAAGGAAGAAGTGGATTGTCGCTGGGAAGCATGCCGTGAGGAAGCCTCTCACTGTAAAAGGCATACCCCCAACAGTAATAACTTACGAGGAAGGGCAAGATCCT
This window encodes:
- the LOC101757214 gene encoding non-classical arabinogalactan protein 30, which produces MLTMACLARSLVVCLPLVVLAAVVCLPSRGDAMGLPQPPPDLNFTIAVEGVVWCKTCRYAGYVRSMDASPLPNATALLRCRRDGDPRALSVSNTTDADGCFLIQADWQSAPFKSKDCKVYVQRSPAAGCAVPVKPAAKKGAPLKFRRFVPLPDELQARYTAGNFTFAPEEPAKC